One stretch of Nocardia mangyaensis DNA includes these proteins:
- the serS gene encoding serine--tRNA ligase — protein sequence MIDLRFLRENPESVRASQRARGEDPALVDALLEADAARRAAVATADSLRAEHKAMGKVIGKASKEERPALLAAATDMSAKVKEAEVAQNAADADLDAAHRALSNVVQDGAPAGGEDDYIVLETVGTPPEFDFEPKDHLELGESLGLIDMERGAKVSGSRFYFLTGHGALLQLGLLQLAAQKAVANGFTMMIPPVLVRPEIMAGTGFLGQHSAEVYHLADDDLYLVGTSEVPLAGYHAEEILDLSAGAKRYAGWSSCFRREAGSYGKDTRGIIRVHQFDKVEMFVYTTPDQADAEHQRLLAWEREMLAAIDVPYRVIDVAAGDLGSSAARKFDCEAWVPTQRTYRELTSTSNCTTFQARRLAVRYRDENGKAQIAATLNGTLATTRWIVAILENHQQADGSVRVPAALVPFVGTEVLKP from the coding sequence ATGATCGACCTCCGATTCCTGCGCGAGAACCCGGAAAGCGTCCGAGCCTCGCAGCGGGCCCGCGGTGAGGACCCCGCGCTCGTCGACGCTCTGCTCGAAGCCGATGCCGCTCGTCGCGCCGCCGTCGCCACCGCCGACTCCCTGCGCGCCGAGCACAAGGCGATGGGCAAGGTGATCGGGAAGGCGAGCAAGGAGGAGCGCCCCGCGCTGCTGGCCGCGGCCACGGACATGTCGGCCAAGGTCAAGGAGGCCGAGGTCGCCCAGAACGCGGCCGACGCCGATCTCGACGCCGCGCACCGTGCGCTCTCCAATGTCGTGCAGGACGGCGCCCCCGCGGGCGGCGAGGACGATTACATCGTGCTCGAAACGGTCGGCACCCCACCGGAATTCGACTTCGAGCCCAAGGACCACCTGGAACTCGGTGAGTCGCTGGGCCTGATCGACATGGAGCGCGGCGCCAAGGTGTCGGGCTCGCGGTTCTACTTCCTCACCGGCCACGGCGCGCTGTTGCAGCTGGGTCTGTTGCAGCTGGCCGCGCAGAAGGCGGTGGCCAACGGCTTCACCATGATGATCCCGCCGGTGCTGGTGCGCCCGGAGATCATGGCCGGTACCGGCTTCCTCGGTCAGCACTCGGCCGAGGTCTACCACTTGGCCGACGACGACCTCTACCTCGTCGGCACCTCGGAGGTGCCGCTGGCCGGCTACCACGCCGAGGAGATCCTCGACCTGAGCGCGGGCGCCAAGCGCTACGCGGGCTGGTCGTCGTGCTTCCGCCGCGAGGCCGGGAGCTACGGCAAGGACACCCGCGGCATCATCCGCGTGCACCAGTTCGACAAGGTGGAGATGTTCGTCTACACCACCCCCGACCAGGCCGATGCCGAGCATCAGCGGTTGCTGGCCTGGGAGCGCGAGATGCTGGCCGCCATCGACGTGCCCTACCGGGTGATCGATGTGGCGGCGGGCGATCTGGGCAGCTCGGCGGCCCGCAAGTTCGACTGCGAGGCCTGGGTGCCCACCCAGCGGACCTACCGCGAGCTCACCTCCACCTCGAACTGCACCACCTTCCAGGCGCGCAGGCTGGCGGTCCGCTACCGGGACGAGAACGGAAAGGCGCAGATCGCGGCCACACTGAACGGCACGCTGGCGACCACGCGCTGGATCGTGGCGATCCTCGAGAACCACCAGCAGGCCGACGGTTCGGTGCGCGTGCCCGCGGCGTTGGTGCCCTTCGTCGGCACCGAGGTATTGAAACCGTAG
- a CDS encoding putative bifunctional diguanylate cyclase/phosphodiesterase — translation MRGIGARGDTRTRVRAASALATAKVMARTTGAFYVLGGVLGLTITAVAPGDDGNRLLVGTAAAVALFLGLTLLAWGPRMPHSLHHLYLATATVLVTIAVHSFPNLVGGITLASFYVFIACDAALFFAWSQAAAHIGFAMALCLWVLPDRGLPWWSGLIPAGVTFGAGVVVGILTRMASDADIDVLTGLLNRRGFEKQLNPAIDAAGRGGQGLSLVLVDLDRFQKINDHLGHRAGDAVLQRVADTWLDLLAPDQVLARFGGDVFALLLPGTTEQAAILLTEQLRAAVTMGCSAGVTSWQPGESGSLLISRADVGLYRAKQAGRNRTVLESSRQLPLAVELREAIDRGALDVHYQPIVSLTEDGGRAVGVEALLRWSSNAQPEVSTEGLIRVAEEYDLISDLDELVLRRACADAARLQESFASLDLTLNVNVSGLELAETDYAERVATILSETGWPADQLVLEVTESELAAESQTAIANLHTLRDRGVRIAIDDFGTGYSSLSRLATIPSDILKVDQSFVAAIRSDSPAPPLLGVIAALSKSLDLQVIAEGVETEYQAAVLTELGFALAQGYHYSDSHPVSELINDLNEGGARALADTTEDASLAAKGWIPYP, via the coding sequence GTGCGAGGAATCGGGGCGCGCGGCGATACCCGAACCCGGGTGCGGGCGGCATCGGCGTTGGCGACGGCAAAAGTCATGGCCAGGACAACGGGGGCGTTCTACGTCCTCGGAGGTGTCCTCGGCCTGACGATCACTGCCGTGGCGCCGGGCGACGACGGCAACCGGTTGCTGGTCGGGACCGCGGCCGCGGTCGCGCTGTTCCTCGGGCTGACCCTGCTGGCCTGGGGTCCGCGGATGCCGCACTCCCTGCATCACCTCTACCTCGCCACCGCGACCGTGCTGGTGACGATCGCGGTGCACTCCTTCCCGAACCTGGTCGGCGGTATCACGCTGGCTTCGTTCTATGTCTTCATCGCCTGTGACGCCGCGCTGTTCTTCGCCTGGTCGCAGGCGGCCGCGCACATCGGCTTCGCGATGGCGCTGTGCCTGTGGGTGCTGCCCGATCGCGGGCTGCCGTGGTGGTCCGGGCTCATTCCCGCCGGTGTCACCTTCGGCGCCGGGGTGGTCGTCGGCATCCTGACCAGAATGGCCTCCGACGCCGATATCGACGTGCTCACCGGCCTGCTGAACCGGCGTGGTTTCGAGAAGCAGCTCAATCCGGCGATCGACGCCGCCGGTCGCGGCGGTCAGGGGCTGTCGCTGGTCCTGGTCGACCTCGACCGCTTCCAGAAGATCAACGACCACCTCGGCCACCGCGCCGGTGACGCGGTCCTGCAGCGTGTCGCCGACACCTGGCTCGACCTGCTCGCCCCCGATCAGGTGCTGGCCCGTTTCGGCGGCGACGTCTTCGCCCTGCTGCTGCCCGGCACCACCGAGCAGGCCGCGATCCTGCTCACCGAGCAGCTGCGCGCCGCGGTGACCATGGGCTGTTCGGCCGGTGTCACCTCCTGGCAGCCGGGTGAATCGGGATCGCTGCTGATCAGCCGCGCCGACGTGGGCCTGTACCGGGCCAAGCAGGCAGGCCGCAATCGCACGGTGCTCGAATCCTCGCGGCAGCTACCGCTGGCGGTGGAGCTGCGCGAGGCGATCGACCGCGGCGCGCTCGACGTGCACTACCAGCCGATCGTCAGCCTGACCGAGGACGGCGGCCGCGCGGTCGGTGTCGAGGCGCTGCTGCGCTGGTCGTCCAATGCCCAGCCCGAGGTCTCCACCGAGGGACTGATCCGGGTCGCCGAGGAATACGACCTCATCTCCGACCTGGACGAACTGGTGTTGCGCCGCGCCTGCGCCGATGCCGCCCGCCTGCAGGAGAGCTTCGCCTCGCTGGACCTGACCCTCAATGTCAACGTCTCGGGCCTGGAACTGGCCGAGACCGACTACGCCGAGCGGGTCGCGACCATCCTGTCCGAGACCGGCTGGCCCGCCGACCAGCTCGTCCTCGAGGTCACCGAGAGCGAGCTGGCCGCCGAATCCCAGACCGCGATCGCCAACCTGCACACCCTGCGCGACCGTGGTGTGCGCATCGCCATCGACGACTTCGGCACCGGTTACTCCTCACTCAGCCGCTTGGCCACCATTCCCAGCGACATCCTCAAGGTCGACCAGTCCTTCGTCGCCGCGATCCGCTCCGATTCCCCGGCCCCGCCGTTGCTCGGCGTGATCGCCGCGCTCAGCAAGTCGCTGGATCTGCAGGTCATCGCCGAGGGTGTGGAGACCGAGTACCAGGCGGCCGTGCTCACCGAACTCGGCTTCGCGCTGGCCCAGGGCTACCACTACAGCGACTCGCATCCGGTCTCGGAACTGATCAACGATCTCAACGAAGGTGGCGCTCGGGCGCTTGCGGACACCACGGAGGACGCCTCGCTTGCCGCCAAGGGGTGGATCCCCTATCCCTGA
- a CDS encoding MFS transporter, producing MTREPVGVRGVAVRAVLFRGTGDLLPIYALYGVLFADHGLNTAQISLLLAIWSVTSFVLEVPSGAWADTVSRRGLLILCCVLQAACFASWMVAPTFAGFALGFLLWGMASALESGTFEALIYDDLVARGEPSAYASIMGWARGAQEGTVLVAILAAAPLFVWGGYPLVGWVSVGIGVLHTLTAFALPTAPKSISATAVDDLDDEPNLGTLGPHIVPGPPAGSTDPHGSTGIEQRSARSADEQPRPDESASAGATSGPVDRGTSGDPRRSGGASEVHESGAAEPASAAPSSRYLTMLRTGLGEALRVRRVRRGVLLGALLYGITAFDEYFGLLAVSGGASTSTSALLVGVTVVGSLVGSLLAGRAEALSARTLSIALFVAGILFIAGALAVGVGAGPALLWIGFLGIGIAYGIDFTVEVVAGARLQDAIEGPARATVTSVSGLLSEVVALAVFGFVAAATVWLSMSVTIAALGLVLLATAAVIPTWLPPRRDEAA from the coding sequence GTGACCCGTGAGCCGGTGGGTGTGCGTGGTGTCGCGGTGCGTGCGGTGCTGTTCAGGGGCACCGGGGATCTGCTCCCGATCTACGCGCTGTACGGCGTGCTGTTCGCCGATCATGGGCTGAACACCGCGCAGATCTCGCTGCTGCTCGCCATCTGGTCGGTGACCTCGTTCGTGCTCGAGGTGCCCTCGGGTGCCTGGGCCGACACCGTCTCCCGGCGCGGCCTGCTCATCCTGTGCTGCGTGTTGCAGGCTGCCTGCTTCGCGTCCTGGATGGTGGCGCCGACCTTCGCCGGGTTCGCCCTCGGTTTCCTGCTGTGGGGAATGGCCAGTGCGCTGGAATCGGGCACCTTCGAGGCGCTGATCTACGACGACCTGGTCGCGCGCGGTGAACCGTCGGCCTATGCCTCGATCATGGGTTGGGCGCGTGGTGCGCAGGAGGGCACGGTCCTCGTCGCGATCCTCGCCGCCGCACCCTTGTTCGTATGGGGCGGATATCCGCTGGTCGGGTGGGTCAGTGTCGGTATCGGCGTCCTGCACACCCTCACCGCCTTCGCGCTCCCCACCGCGCCGAAATCCATCTCCGCCACCGCGGTCGACGATCTCGACGATGAGCCGAACCTCGGCACGTTGGGCCCCCACATCGTTCCCGGCCCACCGGCCGGCTCGACAGACCCGCACGGTTCGACCGGCATCGAGCAGCGGTCCGCGCGCTCGGCCGACGAACAGCCGCGCCCGGACGAATCGGCTTCGGCCGGTGCCACATCCGGGCCGGTCGACCGGGGCACGAGTGGCGACCCACGCCGGTCCGGTGGCGCATCGGAGGTTCATGAATCCGGCGCGGCCGAGCCGGCGAGTGCCGCGCCGTCGTCGCGGTATCTGACCATGCTGCGGACCGGGCTCGGCGAGGCATTGCGGGTGCGCCGCGTCCGGCGCGGTGTGCTGCTGGGCGCGCTGCTGTACGGCATCACCGCGTTCGACGAGTACTTCGGTCTGCTCGCCGTTTCCGGAGGCGCGTCGACGAGCACCTCGGCCCTGCTGGTCGGGGTGACGGTGGTCGGCTCGCTGGTCGGTTCGCTGCTGGCCGGTCGCGCTGAAGCCCTCTCCGCGCGCACGCTGTCGATCGCGCTGTTCGTGGCCGGAATCCTGTTCATCGCGGGCGCGTTGGCAGTTGGTGTGGGCGCGGGTCCCGCGCTGCTGTGGATCGGGTTCCTGGGGATCGGCATCGCCTACGGCATCGACTTCACTGTCGAGGTGGTCGCGGGCGCCCGCCTGCAGGACGCGATCGAGGGTCCGGCCCGTGCGACGGTCACCTCGGTCTCGGGCCTGCTGTCGGAGGTCGTCGCCCTCGCGGTCTTCGGCTTCGTCGCGGCCGCCACCGTCTGGCTGTCGATGTCGGTCACCATCGCCGCTCTCGGCCTCGTCCTGCTCGCCACCGCCGCTGTGATTCCCACCTGGCTTCCACCACGCCGCGACGAAGCGGCCTGA
- a CDS encoding DMT family transporter, translated as MSGRSGIGLVFGFCIGAGVAVQGRVNGALGAELGDGVAAATISFGTGLMVLLIAFACSPTLRTGFGTVRNAVSQGSLRPWHLLGGLCGAFFVASQGLTIAAIGVTAFTVAVVAGQLLSSLVVDRLGLAPNGRTAITPLRVAAAVLGIGGVVLSASGRSVPVTVVTGVPDIPLLLIVLPALAGVGLAWQQAVNGRVGAVGGPFTATLVNFVVGLIALFLFDLHTLTTTGLPAQFPTEPWLYVGGVIGVGFIALAAVTVGMIGVLLLGLTSVAGQLVAAVLLDAAAGTLSRTAVLSCAIVLCAVVVASRATASA; from the coding sequence GTGAGCGGGCGCAGCGGGATCGGGCTGGTGTTCGGTTTCTGTATCGGGGCCGGGGTGGCGGTGCAGGGGCGGGTCAACGGTGCGCTCGGGGCGGAACTGGGTGACGGGGTCGCCGCGGCGACGATCAGCTTCGGCACCGGGCTGATGGTCCTGCTGATCGCGTTCGCGTGCAGCCCCACCTTGCGGACCGGGTTCGGCACGGTGCGAAACGCAGTGTCACAGGGCAGTTTGCGACCATGGCACCTGCTCGGTGGGCTGTGTGGTGCCTTCTTCGTGGCGAGTCAAGGGCTCACGATCGCCGCCATCGGGGTCACCGCGTTCACCGTTGCCGTGGTCGCGGGTCAGCTGCTCAGCAGCCTGGTGGTCGACCGGCTCGGCCTCGCCCCGAACGGCCGGACCGCGATCACCCCGCTGCGCGTGGCCGCCGCGGTCCTCGGCATCGGCGGCGTCGTCCTCTCGGCCAGCGGCCGATCCGTCCCGGTCACCGTGGTCACCGGCGTCCCCGACATCCCCCTTCTGCTCATCGTCCTGCCCGCCCTCGCAGGCGTCGGCCTGGCCTGGCAGCAGGCGGTGAACGGCCGGGTCGGCGCGGTCGGCGGCCCCTTCACCGCCACCCTGGTCAACTTCGTCGTCGGCCTGATCGCCCTGTTCCTGTTCGACCTCCATACCCTGACCACCACCGGGCTACCGGCCCAATTCCCCACCGAACCATGGCTTTACGTCGGCGGTGTCATCGGCGTCGGCTTCATCGCCCTGGCCGCGGTCACCGTCGGCATGATCGGTGTCCTCCTGCTCGGCCTCACCTCGGTCGCGGGCCAACTCGTCGCGGCGGTCCTGCTCGACGCCGCCGCGGGCACACTCTCCCGCACCGCTGTTCTCAGCTGCGCGATCGTGCTGTGCGCGGTGGTCGTCGCCAGCCGGGCCACCGCATCCGCCTGA
- a CDS encoding serine/threonine-protein kinase, giving the protein MLEQLSPGESTMIGRYRIRGVLGAGGMGRVLLATGPDGRYVAVKQIHPHLLDDSDFRARFAREVSISTRVSGAFTAAVVDFDTGANPWLASVFIAGVPLDRAVREYGPLPVPALRTLASGLASALHAIHGAGLVHRDLKPANVILAADGPRVIDFGIAQATEGGTPLTETGAVVGSPAYMSPEQAMSEPVTAAADIFSLGSLLVMAATGQSPFAASSAPYALFNIVHSEPQLDAVPLELRELIGACLRKDPAARPTAVQILDYLGVLPVQALPWSAPIHAEIAQQSRYLVSLTADPEATQVLSSSSVVPIAPSPAPAPKRRRRALALVAVTAVVIVGTVGAILVRGEKPTVRASPAAALPSLAQLRAIDACAWLPAALGDTLPAALAATGQTRVEQWRWQQTSGWGCEGTSGAARVTIEIGTAIDGFTPTGTTRHGFAELRRGTECLLGIDNGAGDRRWGISVSTAERTTCALAEYALDRLTATIADAPSLPGTPSTLATLDPCGLASESELTAVGAAGPGSGFAHTCEWHGDSTVRLTLGVPRREDLPTFLRKTIDVGDGVLLEEPTGMLVDCPRFYRFREVGETSVEAVTVQVTRSTGQPDATLCTDTEAILKAIVGRLPQ; this is encoded by the coding sequence GTGCTCGAGCAGCTATCGCCGGGCGAGTCGACGATGATCGGTCGCTATCGGATTCGCGGTGTACTCGGTGCGGGTGGAATGGGGCGAGTGCTGCTGGCCACCGGTCCCGACGGCAGGTACGTCGCGGTCAAGCAGATTCATCCACACCTGCTCGACGACAGCGATTTCCGGGCTCGCTTCGCGCGTGAGGTCAGTATCTCCACCCGGGTTTCCGGCGCGTTCACCGCCGCCGTGGTCGACTTCGACACCGGTGCGAACCCCTGGCTGGCTTCGGTGTTCATCGCAGGTGTCCCGTTGGACCGGGCTGTGCGCGAATACGGGCCACTGCCGGTCCCCGCCTTGCGCACCTTGGCCTCCGGTCTCGCCTCGGCATTGCACGCCATCCACGGCGCCGGACTCGTGCATCGAGATCTCAAGCCCGCCAATGTGATCCTGGCCGCGGATGGACCGCGGGTGATCGACTTCGGCATCGCGCAGGCCACCGAGGGCGGTACGCCGCTCACCGAGACCGGTGCGGTGGTGGGCTCGCCCGCCTACATGTCGCCGGAGCAGGCGATGAGCGAACCGGTGACAGCGGCCGCGGACATCTTCTCGCTCGGTTCGCTGCTGGTCATGGCGGCCACCGGACAGAGTCCGTTCGCCGCTTCCTCAGCGCCCTATGCCCTGTTCAATATCGTGCACAGCGAACCACAGCTCGACGCGGTGCCGCTGGAGCTGCGCGAACTGATCGGCGCGTGCCTGCGCAAAGACCCTGCCGCGCGGCCGACCGCGGTACAGATCCTCGACTACCTCGGCGTACTGCCGGTCCAGGCGTTGCCGTGGTCGGCACCGATCCACGCCGAGATCGCCCAGCAGTCGCGATATCTGGTCTCGCTGACAGCGGATCCAGAAGCGACACAGGTTCTTTCGTCGAGCTCGGTCGTCCCGATCGCACCGTCCCCCGCTCCCGCCCCGAAGCGTCGTCGACGCGCGCTCGCGCTCGTGGCGGTGACGGCGGTGGTGATCGTGGGGACGGTCGGCGCCATCCTCGTGCGCGGTGAGAAACCCACGGTGCGGGCGAGCCCCGCGGCGGCCCTGCCGAGCCTGGCGCAACTGCGCGCGATCGATGCCTGCGCCTGGCTGCCCGCCGCACTCGGTGACACCCTGCCCGCGGCCCTCGCCGCCACCGGCCAGACCAGGGTCGAGCAGTGGCGCTGGCAGCAGACCTCGGGCTGGGGCTGTGAGGGCACCTCGGGCGCGGCCCGAGTCACCATCGAAATCGGCACCGCCATCGATGGATTCACCCCGACGGGCACCACCCGTCACGGCTTCGCCGAGCTGCGCCGCGGCACCGAATGCCTGCTCGGCATCGACAACGGCGCAGGCGATCGACGCTGGGGCATCTCGGTCAGCACGGCCGAACGCACCACGTGCGCACTGGCCGAGTACGCCCTCGACCGGCTCACCGCCACCATCGCCGACGCACCCAGCCTGCCCGGGACGCCATCGACGCTGGCGACCCTGGACCCGTGCGGATTGGCATCGGAGTCCGAGCTCACCGCCGTAGGCGCGGCGGGCCCCGGCAGCGGCTTCGCACACACCTGCGAGTGGCACGGTGACTCCACGGTGCGGCTCACCCTGGGGGTTCCCCGGCGCGAGGACCTCCCGACGTTCCTGCGCAAGACCATCGACGTCGGTGACGGCGTGCTGCTCGAAGAACCGACCGGCATGTTGGTCGATTGCCCCCGCTTCTACCGATTCCGCGAGGTCGGCGAGACTTCCGTGGAGGCTGTGACGGTTCAGGTCACCCGCTCGACCGGACAGCCGGACGCGACGTTGTGCACTGATACCGAAGCGATTCTGAAGGCGATTGTCGGCCGGCTACCGCAGTAG
- a CDS encoding DUF7373 family lipoprotein: MRHRSRRLATLTVLVLGVVTACADQPGLDYGGYSAQPIAADYDIEPSYHRGVLTESLRIGERLAIAEQIDPDLSRTRGGGVIVDHRGVDDMLSSSQREALAPFDVLAGFGAIAGNDQVHDEARLKFLSIAILALPSEEIAGQAAAAMARADFEANIDNAPLPVPEFPAALNHWRPGVPTVGSWLVWQNMVIRVYAKVIEPSPEVLSDLLTRTYRAQLAELAGFTPMPPEQFTTVRMDPDGLLTRVVSTGETTPQHEEFAVYGPRAFALLVDRPSVRLDLLERHRISAVAVSHNKFLYRAGSPDAARAYADELVAVRDADYTAMPGVPGLPAVRCQRALRPNPSEFEAVRFSCVVTHGEFVVRLLSNQDTDVRQLAAAQYALLADGAGA; this comes from the coding sequence GTGCGGCACAGGTCGCGTCGGCTCGCGACGCTCACGGTTCTGGTCCTCGGTGTAGTCACCGCGTGTGCAGATCAACCCGGTCTCGATTACGGCGGCTACTCCGCCCAGCCGATCGCCGCCGACTACGACATCGAGCCCAGCTACCACCGCGGTGTCCTGACCGAGTCGCTGCGGATCGGTGAGCGGTTGGCGATCGCCGAGCAGATCGACCCCGACCTGTCGCGTACTCGTGGTGGCGGGGTGATCGTCGACCACCGCGGCGTCGACGACATGCTGTCGAGCTCGCAGCGCGAGGCGCTGGCACCCTTCGACGTGCTGGCGGGCTTCGGCGCGATCGCGGGCAACGACCAGGTGCACGACGAGGCCAGGCTCAAATTCCTGTCGATCGCGATCCTGGCCCTGCCCAGCGAGGAGATCGCCGGTCAGGCGGCGGCCGCCATGGCGAGAGCCGATTTCGAGGCCAATATCGACAACGCGCCGCTACCGGTGCCGGAATTCCCTGCGGCTCTGAACCATTGGCGGCCCGGTGTCCCGACCGTGGGTAGTTGGCTGGTGTGGCAGAACATGGTGATCCGGGTGTACGCCAAGGTGATCGAGCCGAGTCCCGAGGTGCTGAGCGACCTGCTGACCCGGACTTATCGCGCGCAACTCGCCGAACTGGCGGGTTTCACGCCGATGCCGCCCGAACAGTTCACCACGGTCAGGATGGACCCCGACGGCCTGCTCACCCGGGTGGTCTCGACCGGTGAAACCACACCGCAGCACGAGGAATTCGCGGTGTATGGTCCGCGTGCGTTCGCCCTGTTGGTGGACCGGCCGTCGGTGCGGTTGGACCTGTTGGAGCGCCATCGAATCTCGGCGGTCGCGGTGTCGCACAACAAGTTTCTGTATCGCGCGGGTTCGCCGGACGCGGCCCGCGCCTATGCCGACGAGCTCGTGGCCGTCCGTGACGCGGACTACACCGCGATGCCAGGGGTGCCCGGGCTGCCCGCGGTGCGGTGCCAGCGAGCGCTGCGGCCCAACCCGTCCGAGTTCGAGGCCGTCCGGTTCTCCTGCGTGGTGACCCACGGCGAGTTCGTGGTTCGCCTGCTGAGCAATCAGGACACCGATGTCCGGCAGCTGGCGGCGGCGCAATACGCGTTGCTGGCCGACGGTGCGGGGGCGTAG
- a CDS encoding serine/threonine-protein kinase, which translates to MKPRGPHDPETLGRYRILAAIGQGGMGQVLLGQGHDGRLVAVKQIHPQFTGSPEFRARFRREVLASQQVTGAYTAGVVDHDADAESPWLASEYIAGPSLQEAVGEFGKLNASGLRLLAAGLAMALLEIHRTGLIHRDLKPSNVLLTNEGPRVIDFGIARALEDDVTLTATGAILGSPAYMSPEQAECRPLTTASDVFAVGAILAMAATGASPFAAASTPQVLYNVLYTTPDTSAVPEDLRALVDACLVKDPAQRPTPEQLLDAARDLRAEPVWPVRIRRRIADHQAEASRWAAGIGAVAEPPPSRRAFHRAPRRTSVVFVAAAVSALVLAAIAFTGIGRDGHAQAMADPPLALTVAEARRLDVCELLKPDVLRDFGKHTAELTRVGVDGCSTIYGWDEDKTYFSFNVAVPQAEVIGGKTKFGSTIGWMPVVGQHKEAAACDRTVLTQSGLPLAITMQAQVEPSKRDGCPAAERALGAVVHRLSVNPPLIDYEPDSVLLLDPCALLDRAATMPVVGDPALRRVQGPHGCMIVGSDGLVILDFDDRLRPDVGSRTRDETMTVADRTIHIDLQSPRHCVLIAMQRPSRDDQAEIVKLGYYPDDPSPDACATAAALFAPILAELPTS; encoded by the coding sequence ATGAAACCTCGTGGACCGCACGATCCCGAAACCCTGGGCCGCTACCGCATACTGGCCGCGATCGGCCAGGGCGGGATGGGCCAGGTGCTGCTCGGCCAGGGCCACGACGGTCGGCTGGTCGCGGTGAAGCAGATTCATCCTCAGTTCACCGGCAGTCCCGAGTTCCGTGCTCGTTTCCGCCGGGAGGTGCTGGCCTCACAGCAGGTCACCGGGGCCTACACGGCGGGGGTAGTCGATCACGACGCTGATGCCGAGAGCCCGTGGCTGGCCTCGGAATACATCGCCGGACCGTCGCTACAGGAGGCGGTTGGCGAGTTCGGCAAGCTGAACGCGAGCGGGCTCAGGCTGCTCGCCGCCGGTCTGGCGATGGCGCTGCTCGAAATCCACCGCACCGGACTGATCCATCGCGATCTCAAGCCGAGCAATGTGCTGCTCACCAACGAAGGCCCGCGGGTGATCGATTTCGGTATCGCCAGGGCGCTCGAGGACGATGTCACCCTCACCGCGACCGGTGCGATTCTCGGTTCACCGGCGTACATGTCACCGGAGCAGGCCGAATGCCGCCCGCTCACCACGGCGTCCGATGTGTTCGCGGTGGGTGCGATCCTGGCGATGGCGGCAACCGGCGCCAGCCCGTTCGCGGCGGCGTCGACCCCGCAGGTGCTCTACAACGTGCTCTACACCACCCCCGATACCAGTGCGGTGCCCGAGGATCTGCGTGCCCTGGTCGACGCGTGCCTGGTCAAGGACCCAGCACAACGTCCGACCCCGGAGCAACTGCTCGACGCGGCGCGGGACCTGCGCGCCGAGCCGGTCTGGCCGGTCCGTATTCGCCGGCGCATCGCCGATCACCAGGCCGAGGCGAGCCGGTGGGCGGCGGGCATCGGTGCGGTGGCCGAGCCGCCACCGAGTCGGCGCGCGTTTCACCGCGCCCCACGGCGCACCAGCGTGGTCTTCGTCGCCGCGGCGGTCTCGGCGCTCGTGCTGGCCGCCATCGCTTTCACGGGGATCGGGCGTGACGGGCACGCGCAGGCGATGGCGGATCCGCCGCTGGCACTGACCGTCGCCGAGGCTCGCCGTCTCGACGTCTGCGAGCTGTTGAAGCCCGATGTCCTGCGCGATTTCGGCAAGCACACTGCCGAACTCACCCGCGTCGGTGTCGACGGGTGCAGCACGATCTACGGCTGGGACGAGGACAAGACGTACTTCTCCTTCAATGTCGCCGTCCCGCAGGCCGAGGTCATCGGCGGAAAGACGAAGTTCGGCAGCACGATCGGCTGGATGCCGGTGGTAGGGCAGCACAAGGAGGCGGCCGCCTGCGACCGCACGGTCCTGACCCAGAGTGGTCTGCCCCTGGCCATCACGATGCAGGCCCAGGTGGAGCCGTCGAAGCGCGATGGGTGCCCGGCCGCTGAGCGCGCGCTCGGCGCGGTGGTGCATCGGCTGTCGGTGAATCCGCCGCTGATCGACTACGAACCCGACTCGGTCCTGCTGCTCGATCCTTGCGCCCTGCTCGACCGCGCGGCGACCATGCCCGTTGTCGGTGACCCCGCGCTGCGACGGGTACAGGGCCCGCACGGCTGCATGATTGTGGGCAGCGACGGGTTGGTCATCCTCGATTTCGACGACCGGCTGCGCCCCGATGTCGGCAGTCGCACCAGGGACGAGACGATGACCGTCGCGGACCGGACCATCCACATCGATCTGCAGTCGCCGCGGCACTGCGTGCTCATCGCCATGCAGCGGCCGAGCCGCGACGACCAGGCCGAAATCGTCAAACTGGGCTACTACCCGGATGATCCGTCGCCGGACGCCTGCGCCACGGCCGCCGCGCTGTTCGCCCCCATCCTCGCGGAGTTGCCCACCTCATGA